tattattttactatttattgttCAGAATTCTTTCGGATTAAACATTGTGTAAATGTTGTACATATTTAATATAGAAGATTAGttgtaacaaaaataaaattgcctAATTTTTAATGGTCGAAGATTagcttaattattataaacacttcctgatttttttatgattttatccgattatatctttcaaaaagTCAGATAATTCTGGCTTTTCCGGTTTATGGTTACTCTGATAACCTAGGCATCATATttacactaaaattttttataaaaaaaaaatcatttgttaaatttacaatttttacaagctaaatatacaaaataataatttcttgcgACTAAAAACAAGTTTTTTATTGCATACTTATTGAATCATTCACATTCATGTATGAATTTCATAGTGGGTCGACTAGCATTGAATCTTATGTCTCTTTCTCGAACTAAATGACTTTCTTAATCTAACaatagtattataaatatCCGTACTAGATTATTGAATTTTCCTGCATGAAAAAAATCCTTAATATTAGTGTGATAAATGATACAGACGGCGCCTACCTTACCAATTGTATAGATGCGGTTATATACAGGGACGTTTAGCGAGATACATCCTATACTATCCTTACATGGATCGAATAAAGTTCAACGGTCGTTTTATTACGATCATGATCTGCTCTTACACTTACTGTTTTGTCACGTATAACTCGATCGTCCAatcatttttgtttattgcAAAAGCcacctttaaatttttttatagacttCGCATGAAATGACAAAGCAATTTATAAACCGGCTggcttcattttttttatttcttttattttatcgacATAAAAGTTCAAATTAACATACAGTATTTATCAAACAGCGTTTCAATAAATTACGCCAAGAAAAATGATTATCTCATTTAATCCCTTTATCTTCGCAGTTTATTGATCCATTCATGATCATCTTATACTTAGTGAGTTCAATTGCACTGATTCTTGCAGATCGGAAGACTAACAAAGGAAGCCAATGCAAATAGCTAGTTCGTTATACTGAATTCgttaattacaattactttttttttttgtaatcatcaTCAGTTCATTATACTACACTTCCTACAGTGGGCtgcatttaaaagttatacttcattagtaaaattattaaattttaatgatttaatcattttaatagAAGCTTTTactaaaagttaaaatttaatttatccaTTCTGACATTTACTATAAAAGTTGAGTTCTCATATTTCTAAATGTGGAAATTTCAAGGATTATTCAAgtaatatatatgtgtgttgatgaataaatttataaatacgaTACGTTTTATTACAAGTCTACGTATGCTAAATTATAAAACCGTTATCcagatattatattttatgatttttctgTTTGTTATTGAACGCCAGTTTCCTTTTATGTTTGCTTCAAGTCGtccataaaattcattaaaaaaagaatatataCATTTTAGTATTCGTCGAGAAACTCAGTATTATTTACTAatagttgataaaataatatagttatttatttttaaccaaaGGCTGGTAGTAAAACGCCAGTAAAAATAGTCCGTGTGCTTCGGGCGTAGTATATTTCATTGGAGGGTGAGTATGTGACAGAAAAACATCGAAGCAAACCCGGCTGCCTATGATGTGAATTGTTAAAGTTCTAACCGAATAGGCAGAATAAGTTATAGCTCCGTACGCGAGCAACCTTTTGTCATTACATCATTATTTTCCAACGTCATATTCATCGTCTCGCTTGAACGAAATCCATTGACATGTTATATTATAGAATGAAATGGTATTGCAAGTATCACTAgcattttcatcaatttttaaaactatttttaactatacatGCTGTACATAGCTAATAAATACTTCTAAAGAACAATGGACTAAAGTTCTGGaatttatagttattaaataacattttgtacaaatattttaagtaagtTGGGTATAAATTGATTGTGGTTGCTAATAACTAATAACAAAGATAAATAGAAGACATTGCAATTAACTTTGTATAGTATGCCCCgggtatttatatttatctacatAGTTCTCTTGAGGCGTGACACTTTATAGTAATAGTACGATTAGTGGTCTAACAACACAATAGTGGTTTTCTGTTAAatattacaatgaaaattaaacaaCATTCTTAATTTATAAACAGTTAAGAACTGTTGCTGTTAATTTATTgctatttgaatattttcaccGACATAGATAACATAAATAGTTAAGTACTAAAATAAGTACTCACCCATCAGTATTTGTAGACTCATGTGACAAAAATGATTTAGGCAGAGATGAAGACCTATGATGAGGCTCGAGATGTTTTGCTTCTTCTGGAGAAGCTCCTCTTTTCGTTGGTGCACTGCCAGGCCTTGATAAATCAGATTGAGGGTCAAGAAGAGTTTTCAATGATCCTGAGATTCCATCATCTATAGGAGTTGATCCTCCACTGCTTTTAGGATTTTTAGGACTTTTTGTAACGGTCCGATCGGAAGTTGTCACCCAAATATCACTGCTTGAGGAAGATGAATTAGTGACTGATGAATTGCCGCCACCATTAGGAGATCTTTTGATTGTTTTAGATCGTATAGGAGACACACGTTGGCCTACAGTATCTCCATGGGTGTTTCGATATTCCCATCGCGTAGTTTGATCTAGTTCATTTGGCGATCCGGCAGGTGATCTTCGGGGTTGCTTCAATACACTTTTAGGCGCACGTTCTTCGGATTTCGACATTGAAGAGTAATGTTCTCCTCGCTGGCGAGATTTTCTCATATCTCGGTCTTCAACTATATCTAGAGCGGCAGGTGAAGAACAAGCGCTGTCACGATCTCGATTAGTGTGGTTGATGATATTGTCATTAGACATCCGACGATGAGATGGATAGCTTTGAGATGACTTCATGGATGTTTGATTAAGATTAGGCGAATAAAGTGTTTCCCGCTGAGTGCAATGAGgccaaaaattacaagtgctgGTATTGCATCGTGTCTTAGATTCCGCAGATGGTACTGATGAATTTGTATTCGGAGTTGTTACTCCTCGTTGAAGAGTTCgtaattgtttatttgaagacttttgttgctgttgttgagTATAATTCATAATAGCCTGTTTTTGACGTGGTTGTTTTGCCGAGATAAAGTACACATCGCATGCACCCGCTGTATTCCGCCGATCAACTTTATCATCCCGATTATCATAACGTCCTGATTGGACATTCCTTGTCATTGGCCGGCTTCTTGTACCGTAAAGATATTCAGTTACTATTTCTGGATCCCGATGAACTTCTACGTTTACTGTTTCTTCTGTTGAATGAGTTTTACCTAaccaaatgaaaaaaaaaatcaattttaatttaacgacacaaaatagaagaaaaaaataaattgaaattacttACGATTTGTCAAGAtgtgttttttatttcgtCCCATACTTTTGTCgttgataacttttaaatgggcTTTATTAGGTTCGTTTGCTTCATGATAGTGTTCCCTCGATGATTGCTGTTGAAGATTGCTAGATCCTGGAGACCTTTTTTCCGGTAACTGAAGACTTTTTGAGCGTCGAACTCTGGAAGCTTGCAATGAATCCGGAGAAAGTGCAAGAGTACCTCGATACCCTTGATGCTGTTGACGGGATTGGTTTGAGCGTTTATAACTATTGGGAGTTGGTGATCTTTCTATACGGTCAGTACTATTGCTAGATGACGAAGATGATGAGCCGGAATCAAAAGACAATTTACCCCCATCGGAAGAACCTGGTGATCTTCTTGATGCTTGGTGACTGCGCCCCAAACGCGATTGTCTTCCAGAGGGTGATAATCTCTCATGATTTATTATCATTCCTTCGAAAGAGAAGTCTAAAAGTGTCCCTGGAGATGAAACAGCGCTATTCAACAATGAATCTGGATTATCGTCTTCGTCACCATCTTCATAACCTTCGATAGATGAATCTGTGTTCTCAGTTAAGCACGGCATTGTTACTCTGTTGACGCAACTATCAAGACTACGGAATCCCATAgaagaagatgatgatgatgaagattCTAGGTATCTTTGAGCAAATTGTGATCTTCTTGCACTTGACTGATCTTCTAAGGATTTGGCAGAAGCAAGACGAGATTGCTTGCTATCTTGCTTTGACTGTATAACGACAATAGAATTTCCAGATCCTTGAGACGGTCCTTGACATCTTGATCGAGACTTGCTAGAtatgtttgataattttttagttgacGACGGTATTGATGAGCTccaatttttgtttaacagCGGTGAAGGTGGTGGACTGATGAGATCACTGTCGACAATGGCATTAGATCTGGGAAGAAAAGGCGTTTTTCCATATGTTGTACTGAACCGGGAAGATCGCGTTCCTCTTTTTTGTAAGGCGTCTTGGAATGCTGGCGGTGGTGATATGATCGGTGTTATTGATGGCGGTGAAAAAGACTCGGGAATACTGTGAGGTGAAGCACAACCACTGGGAGGTTCATATTCGGAACTGTTAAGCTTTAGGAAATCTGGCCGGTGGGAGTCTAAAGTATGACTTCTTAAGTAGTCAGAGCGCTTTCCTGGTTCGCTGTTGCTACAGTGATAGTCTATGAGCTTGACAGTTGCTCGTCGTGGGAGTGGAATAGTCCCAGTGACTGCACTGCTATTTCCGGTACATTTCGCTTGGGAATTGCTTTCGTATTTGATCTTACGGTTTTCATCGAGAGACCGTTGTTGAACTTGAACCCATCCCGATCTCCCGAGATATACGCCATCTACATCATGGTCACACCACCGTACCGGAGATAATTCTCTACTACAATTCCCGCTGACGAAAAGCTCACCTGATGTACTGCGACCTCCCGAGAGTAATGAATTTGTTGCTTCACGACGCCGTTGACTTTGGGTCTCTTGACATCGATTTCTTGAAGAAGATGTATTTCCGATACTCACACCACTTGTCATTGAGGCATCTTGACGTTTTAAACCTGGTATTGAACTCGCACGGTTGTAGCTCTTTGACCGAATTTCGGAAAAGTTCGATGCTTGTCGATTTTCCCAGGACTCACGTGATTCCACTGAAGATGTACCGCGGAGATGTACAATTGATACATTTCCCGttctaaaatattattattattattattaatattattattattattattatctgtgttataaattgatattaattaattttcaatagtaTATTACTGAAATTTCAAacttattgaattaaattaaatgttattattattttgattttcaagttggaattaaaattcaattaagttaattagtttcattattattatttatattacgtTCACCTTTTACTCAGCATCTTTGAAAGTACTCAAGGTTCTTTACAATTCACTTTAgtcttataaaatattaattacaaaactGTTTGAACTTGAAATGGAATAAGTACaacaaatatatttcattGTAAAGTGACAATAATTGCGGTAATTTATACCTCTCTGATTTTTCTCTGGTTCCTATTGAAGATATTGcagaatttaattcttttggGTCTGACGCGGGACTAAGGCGTCGAGGTTGTTGGACCGATGTCGTATTTCCAGTACCGCCTACGGAACCCACGTGGCTTCCCCCGCCATCAGTCGAATGTTGCTTTGACGATTGCGAAGGCTGTGAAACCCATCGACGATGCTTGAAGTTAGAAGATGCTGATCCCAAATTCGGCTGGTGACCGGATGATGTAATTACAGTAGGATCTCCTCTACCGTTTAATGAGGTACCCTAAAATGTATAATCATTCGTCAGAATTCctttacataaaaatcaaccacatatgtaaaaaatttttttcaaattacttcACTTTTTTAATGAAGATTACTCGAatgaagtaaaatatttaaaaaaaatctttttaatataattaaacttgAAACCTAcgctttcatttaaatgacgTTTTAAAAGATTCAATTTTTCTGAGATAAGGTCAaatgtgataaaaattcaaaatattttaaatctacGCAGAGAGTTCCCTTTTCTTTCATATGATATGCtaattacacaattaaaaaattcatagtaACTGACATACATCTTTAtattgaaatgattaaaaaaacttaccaTTAAGTGGTTGCGTATCGCTCTTTCTATTTTCTCTAAACAATAAGCCAGAATAATACTTTTCCtccttttactttttataactatAGTTAGCGATATTTCATACAAAAATCAGCCGATACATTttctttagaaaattaaatcgCGCcacaaaatactttttttttatcttttcctGATTAGTTTACTCGTTTAAGTAATTCAAAGTCAAAGTTAAACTAATTGTAAGtttcatttctttttatttcactgaaaagtataaattttgttaaatcatCAATAAATGGTAGAATATTGTCatgttaatttatatatatttttaaaattgattaattaaataattttcttcaatctattaattatgtttttagTATGAGATAATAAAGGTGACTTTTTTATACTAATATCAAAAGATGCAATTCAAATCACTGAAACATTATTTTTGGAACTCTTTGAAacaaaatatactttttttctgGTTTTTAAAGAAcaacaatataaataacatGAATGGTGATCTATGAAAGAAAAACAGCAACAACTATTGTATTACTTCTGCAAGAgttgaaagataaattttgtttgtgtgtatagtgattttttaagaaaaaaaaaaaaaagcgaaTTCCCAACAATGTTTATTTACACTGCCTCAATAGTTGTACTTAAAGTTTTCAGTTTATTTTCTATTCGTGTTAGCAGTATTTACACTTTAGGAAAACACGGTTAAGACTTATATACGTATAGGATGTTACAATAAGAATCTACAAATATTAAcagaagtaaataatttttcctagtactaaagataaattattatcgaaaaaatCTGAAATCATAAGATAATAGCAATAATACATTTATTATGCAATAgatattgtaatattttttttgcataagaaattatgaaaaaaatattgacttaCGTTAAAGGATTTATTTTTGGTTGTAACTGCATCTTCAAATGATAATCCTCTCATGTACGGATGAGCAATCACTTCTACTAGTTTTGACTTAGCCGTTGAGGCATTATTAGATTCCCCTACATTTTTGGGCTTGTTCTTAAAGGATGAAGATCCACTGTGACTAGCTAAATTTGGATTGCTACCCTTACGATCCGGGAAAACTAGATGTTCAATATTAGACGTATATCCTGGATCATTCCTTACGATATCTTGAAGCGTCGTCCGGGCATTAGTGCTATACGGGCAAATGAGTAAATTGGTAGAGTACCGTAATAGATTTACTTAACTTGAGCTGCTAAAGAGCTAAGAATTTGATACATTGAAAGAATATCTctattaatataaatgaaCATCTCGATAGATACGGTATTTGaggcaaaataatatttcgtACAGAAAGTTACACAACGAATGTAAGTTATGTgaaggaaattttttcataaaatttaatttatagtttCACTGAACTGAATTCTttggaataatttatttttaaagaaaagttataatttaaatatttgaatttatgaaaaattgtaagaGTAAGCCCACGAAGAAACAGAAAATTAAATGCAAAcaagtttaaaattgaaattttgttgtttaatgtagcagttattattgttagaTTATAtgtaaacagtaaaaaaattttcgtcattgtgtaaaatatgttaaagtttttgtgttaaatttttacattttagcGTGTTGGTTTAATACAATCGTTTGTGTTGTTCAATCGATCCGTTTTTCAACACACAAAAATGTTATTCGAGACTCAAGTAACACTTTTTCAATGTTACATTAACACAAAGCTGTGTTACTTTATCGTTACACACTGATTGTGTTGAATTAACactaattttgtgtaaaaaagttgttaatattcttttttgggttaaatttgacgaaaaattttttacggtgTAGacacaaaattcataaaattccAACCCATTTGAcgattgaattaatttttttgtttatatgtATATTCAAGTAAGTGTTTACCTTGAACTAAATCCATGGGACGATCTTTGGCCTCGTCGTTTGCCACTTCCATGCCCAGGTTTGATGTTGGTTGTTTCGGCAAGTTGAAGTAAACGATTACAATGCTGCCGGAGCAGTGGATCTTCTCGCCGATTCATTTTACACCTTGCTTTTTCATTTTAGGAAAAAGACCAtcctgtaaaaaaataattaatgtatcgATTTTCGAGTAATGAATTAAATGTATTTAGTGCTGGAATTTTTCAGTTGCAATTTCAAAGTCTGTaagtttaaagaatttttttgaataaaaacatgttttttttagatttgggaaattacatttttacctgttgtatttttttaattattacatcaCATTAAATACATCGGAAGAAAGTCATATTTAGTTGACTTTAATCAGTATGAAGCTAAATTTCAGCAACTTTAATTCAtacgaaatttaatttcactaGGTTTGAATTTCCGAGTTAAAACTGCCGGATTAATATGAAAAGTTCATTAGCAACTAAACTCTCACATACTCAATAGGAAACTTCAGTGAGTTGAGTATATTATTGCTTCGTCAGAATTATATTAACAGTAAACGAGcgataaaaagttaaaaacaatttattttattttgctcagagattttgaaaaattataaaatgtgaTCTTGAGAAGCTTATGTtggaattaaaacaaaaatctgAAAACGGATTAATCCGATGTCcatcttttaaatttactactaTTTTTGCAAATGAACCTTTTCGTAAGGAggtttattaaacatttttagatgTTTATATCTTGTCAGATAATACCACAGATACCACAAGAGTCAAATATCAAATACGAAGTCCCTTTACGTAGTAGATTTACCTATGTAACAATACATTGGagaaaaaagataatttttaaaagttttttattaattattactatcacATGCTCTAAAtctttacttttaattaagcaaagtattcaaaatattatttcttttcatcaactaaattttttttgaaatcttaacggtactttttaaaataaaatcaaatctgTAATTTCTCATAAGGATTAATGGTAAAggcaataattattttatattaatatcttttttctggttttttgcagctctttaaaaatttaactggtttactattttattataatgtacTAGTATGCCAAGTTTCATTGAATTCTGAACTGTGTTTTTATAACCGAGGGTACTACCTTGAATGACTCATTTAATTTGGTTTGCGACATTCGGCACAATTTTTCGAAcgttaatagatttttaaaaatgattgacCATCACATCAAAGTTATTATGACAACcactattttaataattttttaatactgatttttttaacaaatcttttGACTTTGACCcagttggcagcattcgacatAACTTTTTAAGTACTAAAAAGTAAGCagcttttgaaaaattgaaaagtttttCTGAGCAAACAAttctctgaaaaattttaaacaagaaTATTGCTCgaatgtattaaaattttttttgaaacttcaaataatattttttttttaagctactGTAAAAGACTTCAGGAACTgccacttaaatttttttaatatatgatTTCCTCTAAAAAGTCTTTTTAGTACAAAGTTTAATGAGGTATTACACAAAAATAAGTTGTttgtccataaaaaaaaaaaaaaaaagaattgttTGGATAGTTTTTTCAAGAAGAATCgacataataataatctgtatttatatgtataatatgtaaaattgaataattttttttaactgtattTATCAAAcctatatttattgatataattgaaattttttcaatgtttgttATGCAAACATGAAGACCGAAATGAATCAAATAgaggacaaaaaaaaaacgtcgaGATGAAAACCACCCGCTTTTCTGTTCTGTCAGTGAGGAGGAAAAGAAAGGGATGACTGGTATTGGCTTCATTCAACGACTAGTAACACATCAATATCTAAAGTAGGGCGTTGTAAAcagtttttaaaatgtaattgTAGGTACATACATTATtgacataataaatatattatttgagTTTTAAttgcatattttttatacaaaaataatttaattcaaaattttcctactattatttaatattcatgCGTCACACATTTTTCCCTTAAGCGTCTCAGTGAATTAATTGaagcattcaaaagttatagacTCTGTttgtaactttatttttagtcatgctaaaagttttaaaattttatagataattgattaccggactaaaaaaaattctaaaagcgGCTAAAATAGTTACAAGCTTTgatggaaaatttaatttaattcatgcTTTTGTGTAaactaaaacaaataattaaaccCTTTTCTAaagtttattaacaatttacaagatttaaaaagatttgaaatattataaatatatatattttcacagtGCTTGTAGTAGCCACAACTGATTCAATTCAGTTATAACTTTGtgcgtaaaaaaaatatttatggatTTAacattcatgaaatttttatatttctctaTGTTCTGAGCTCTTTTCAGTTTAAATGTGTTTATCTAAGGTGTAGATTTTTCGTCTTTTTCAACTGAAACGATAAATTTTAGTGTTCACAGTagaacacggaaaaaagaacagttgaataattacagtttatagtgaaaatttgaatatttagcTGCCTCTAGTaaaaaagtggaaaaattatagtttcaaaaaaaatttttcaaatttaatacaCTCTATAAGAGTGTATATTTAAAGCTTTAACCATCAATATTTAGaactttattttatcaaattattaaaattagtaacttttcaattttaaaatgtacGTCTTATCTAGATTGTTGAAATTCCATTTTGAaaccgtaatttttctatttttatactAGGAGCACctaactattaaaatttacactaCAGAcgataaaaattcaactgtttttttgtttgtttttctttCATGAATACTCATAACCATATGAATTAAATGTCGGCATCCAGGTGGAGAAAATCATTATTCAAAATGTAGACCGGAacgtaatttgttttattataatttaaattatatttgttaAGTAGTAGCatgtataaattttcttatgaaCGCATTTAGAAGTTTTATCTAagtgaaatttcatttttttaacttccatTTTTAAGTTTTGGATATTTTTCTTATAGTCCAGCGATACGATACACCcacactaagaaaaaaataatacttctaagaaaattttctcgatATAAGAACATACTTTCctaataattattgagaatATATTTTGTTGtctgaaaaattgattgaattggtcaaaataatttgtacTTAATTCAAGTAAAGCTAGTCGTTTACTTATCTATTTCGATAGCGGCaaatatttcataatgaaGGTAGATTCATATTCTTttgttacaaaattaataaatttaaatggtccatttcaataaattccTGAGCCAAGAAATTCTATTCTAGACAACAATTTTTCGTTCTCTCAATGtgcatagtaaaatttaaacgaaaaTTTTCACAGTCCCAAGCGTCACAAAAAACTGTTGactttttggtaaattttatttaacaagaagtcaaaaattaataattgtcaacttaaattcaacaaaatattactaaaaaaatttttgtgccgCTTGGGGTGTATAAATGGTTTgaataatacaaatattttaaactattttcgTTAGATGTACCGATTTGAgccatattattattattattattattaaaaataaaccatCACAAATAGAATCAGTAAAGTAAATAGTATTTAAAGCCGATTGAAAAAATCTATCTGAAATGGTAAGGTATATTGAAATTGATTTATCATCATAAGAGTTTCAAACTATATTCACTTAAGTGCACATTGAAGTGATGACTGGGAGCTaagtttaattgattaaaaattgaatgcttttttttcaatgtattaGATGGATTTCATCGCAATATCTCGCGTCACGTCATTAAGATTGTACCTGAAACTTTAATTGAGTTCGAAATTtgattaagtttaaaaatgtttgaaattgCTGTCTAGTTTTAGAATAGtttatacaatttattttttaattttgagtaatttaaattttttctgtcaaTCATTCGATAATTTTggaaactgaaaataaaattttgaaattttactttcgtTATTCAAGATGTTATAGTTTACCtagttgttaaaaattattttatacatctatgaaaaatttacaaggTTCAAACGTAAAACTCTTTCAAACACATCCGTAATAAGGAATcttacatttaaaaaactttttccttTAGAGTTCTATTGAGAAAATTCCGCAGTTATAAACCGCGATAAAGGATacttaaaagtatttttttcctttgtcACATACATTGTAGAACATATCGGCTCAAATAAATTCGAAGAAATTccatcattaaaaaatttcatcattatttaattatttaagaggGTTAAATTACTAGCCAAAAAAGTTTCGGTTGCTtctaaataattgtttaaaggGACTGGTTGTCCTGGATTAATTATCTAAGCTTccgaaaaaattgataaaattgaaaagattAGTCAAAAAAAGCTAATTACATTCtcaaacaaataaatgataGTTTAAAAACCTAAAAAATATGGATACATAGCAAACCAAATTAAAATgtatcgaaaataattttaaatgattttcaatttccaatcatttattttcaaattttttagcatGTAATATAATACCAGAAACgttaaattgtaatatttttggtaattgaaagaagaaaaatcttTACTGTCATTCTATGCTGGGTACATTTTTAacatgtaaaataaatttttaacctgtaaataaaattttaaaatttcaaatttttagttactcCAAAGtttataagtgaaaattttttttaatactgtttctaaagagttccggagaagttccgcaaaagttccgGATCGTCTCATAATCGGAACTTTTCTGAGGAATGTTTccggaacttttttttttacacgggtatagttatttttttatcctgaTGATCTTGGTGAAGGCACTAGGATTAAGTTATCAAATAATTGTGTATTGTTATTGGTTTTTGATGCCTAtgcaaattttcaaatgaatcattcttttttaaatcgataaaaattacttcaaaagATACTGTTATATAAATAGATGGATACAGGTCAAGctgataatagtaataaaaaaaacgtgttaaaaaagttaattacaTTCCCTAATAAAGAATCATTTTTTACCTATACcggtgaattattaatatcaactacgattttttactctaaatttttatattttgagtATAAACTCACAGTAGATGACATGTGtcaaatttaataagaaaaactaTATTTAGCGAATTAAACGATATGATAAATTacttgtaataaaattagtatCTGAAAGAACAAAAGTatgttcatatatataataagtaatttccCAAGATTTTCTTGCAATCccctttatttttattgtttaagaagaacaataaataaatttga
This genomic interval from Cotesia glomerata isolate CgM1 linkage group LG1, MPM_Cglom_v2.3, whole genome shotgun sequence contains the following:
- the LOC123268574 gene encoding uncharacterized protein LOC123268574, coding for MNRREDPLLRQHCNRLLQLAETTNIKPGHGSGKRRGQRSSHGFSSSTNARTTLQDIVRNDPGYTSNIEHLVFPDRKGSNPNLASHSGSSSFKNKPKNVGESNNASTAKSKLVEVIAHPYMRGLSFEDAVTTKNKSFNGTSLNGRGDPTVITSSGHQPNLGSASSNFKHRRWVSQPSQSSKQHSTDGGGSHVGSVGGTGNTTSVQQPRRLSPASDPKELNSAISSIGTREKSERTGNVSIVHLRGTSSVESRESWENRQASNFSEIRSKSYNRASSIPGLKRQDASMTSGVSIGNTSSSRNRCQETQSQRRREATNSLLSGGRSTSGELFVSGNCSRELSPVRWCDHDVDGVYLGRSGWVQVQQRSLDENRKIKYESNSQAKCTGNSSAVTGTIPLPRRATVKLIDYHCSNSEPGKRSDYLRSHTLDSHRPDFLKLNSSEYEPPSGCASPHSIPESFSPPSITPIISPPPAFQDALQKRGTRSSRFSTTYGKTPFLPRSNAIVDSDLISPPPSPLLNKNWSSSIPSSTKKLSNISSKSRSRCQGPSQGSGNSIVVIQSKQDSKQSRLASAKSLEDQSSARRSQFAQRYLESSSSSSSSMGFRSLDSCVNRVTMPCLTENTDSSIEGYEDGDEDDNPDSLLNSAVSSPGTLLDFSFEGMIINHERLSPSGRQSRLGRSHQASRRSPGSSDGGKLSFDSGSSSSSSSNSTDRIERSPTPNSYKRSNQSRQQHQGYRGTLALSPDSLQASRVRRSKSLQLPEKRSPGSSNLQQQSSREHYHEANEPNKAHLKVINDKSMGRNKKHILTNRKTHSTEETVNVEVHRDPEIVTEYLYGTRSRPMTRNVQSGRYDNRDDKVDRRNTAGACDVYFISAKQPRQKQAIMNYTQQQQQKSSNKQLRTLQRGVTTPNTNSSVPSAESKTRCNTSTCNFWPHCTQRETLYSPNLNQTSMKSSQSYPSHRRMSNDNIINHTNRDRDSACSSPAALDIVEDRDMRKSRQRGEHYSSMSKSEERAPKSVLKQPRRSPAGSPNELDQTTRWEYRNTHGDTVGQRVSPIRSKTIKRSPNGGGNSSVTNSSSSSSDIWVTTSDRTVTKSPKNPKSSGGSTPIDDGISGSLKTLLDPQSDLSRPGSAPTKRGASPEEAKHLEPHHRSSSLPKSFLSHESTNTDGDELASAKQRSDGSKRSTPSPRLKPDDLSFPHTAPGSPCHQSISRETSTERRRKTLGISRTQRRIKASSTPALLDQDEGRLWSSNTNQHANDEALRRRDLNTEHPLIEASIPFAHPRLQKESSRNSTHNEVQSYPSSKDGMPQNQHESVIQKFRKSFSLRFHKRGSKEGSTEVDGQPSVLLPPENDGDSSAVTCINVDDHKESIPVTEQHKEDYADQKFRFGPLVWRSSKERKKNNKAARNAKCNSGDSGIQIEITGGRSTEGSSGGNHGAGDSSESHDTDAPDETDSPPALRRRVNGKSRPQSELINQILIDKFKTDIQQNRSSRQYNVRRTNSDLGGQRLFQWDSRTYGGQLYYRRMLSTPSPIKTRPPRLSPRHSSHDIVTLRSNVRGRNSRTNLRRSLSQPLGINQLSPLMRTKTAGAKFPGGTVLSEDEQDLKSGGSGGTGVIGTSDDDMMSDSESSIASFSERKKSFEQPMDEEIAILAEAVWDHVAIEPEELAFRAGELIDVLDTLDKDWWWGCCRGEHGWFPAAFVRLRVSQEETVEDCLAAMASGVSSNSQSRRRTSISLLSNEQVRSSVVRELVQTERDFVKVLRDVTEGYIAECRRRIDMFTEDQIETIFINLEDLLEFQTEFLKDLEARIDWNAPHKSCVAECFLIHRNGFRMYSEYCNSHPMAIVTLQELYRHNRYSKFFEACRLMRGLIEIPLDGYLLTPVQRICKYPLQLAELLKYTKVDHPDYHKIREALDAMRAVAVLINERKRRMESLEKLAAWQLRVEGWEGEDLIEVSSQLIFQGDAVRVTTGMWTNNITLFLFDHQLVYCKKDILKRDTYVYKGRIYLDTSEVIDVPDGKDHQLGVTVRHCLKVYSCVRDKWLLFCCRTAEDKRKWLDAMAEERRLVEQDRNEGLEFPAAARQLARLAATRQEHRRPPIKPRNKTYKRESYEMPAFQPNSSNSLGRKVGTWFTFGSGKKGIRLRPS